The Leptospira selangorensis sequence TAAATAAGATTTTTTTCTCCTTTGAAAGAATTTTGGTTGTTATTTTGAACAGTATTTCCAATAAGTTGGATAAAATATTATTATAACTGTTCGGAATAAACAAAATTCCGGTTCAGTGGGGAGAACCGAGTATGCCAACGATCGATCCGATTGAAAGAGGCCTGATCCAATCTATTGGGACCTTGGTTCGTAAGAGAAGACAGGAATTAGGTCTTTCACTTGGAAAACTTGCGGAATTATCTCAGGTGAGCCGAGGAATGTTAAGCCTTGTGGAATCCGGAAAGGCTGCACCTTCTATCGCGCTATTATGGAAAATTTCAAAAGCGATCCGTTTACCTTTGTCCAGCCTCATGGAATTTTCTAAGGAAGAGTTTCCTAAAATTTTCAGAAAGGAAGACTCTAGCGAGAATTCAGTAGAAGAGAATCAGTATGTGATCCGTCCTCTCCTACATGAAGAAACTAGATTTCAAACTAGACTCTTCGAGATCAGACTTCTTCCTGGAGTTGCCAAAACCTTTATTACAAAAGTGCAATCTAAACAAAGGCAGAATCTGTTCCTACAGTCAGGAGCACTCCGTTTAAAAGTAGGAGGCAAATGGTTCGACCTGCAAGAAGGGGACAGTATGACCTTCTTGGGTAAAGATTTACAAGAACTTGCAAATTTAGGGGAGAAGGACTCATATCTGATCTGGTCCTCTTCTCTTTCCGACGATTGAAATAGAACCCCCAACCGGCCTAACACACTTTGGCCAAAATCCCTTATATAAATATGAGAAGTGGACTTGATTCATTCAAGGGCCGCTTCTCTCTATTTGGATCGAATACTTTATAAAAAGGTAATTTCGGTTTTCTGAATATTCTGTTTTAACGGAAAATAACGCATCCTGAATTCACAAAAACCATTTTCTATAGTCATTTTGTTTCCGCTTTTATAGGGTTTATTCCGTTTTGTTTAAAAAATTAGTCGCTTATTCTAATATATTGTTAAATTTATTGGATAATATGTTCGTTATATTGAAATAAACCTGGCAAAAACGAACCCTTTTCTCGATTTTGTGCTTAGAGTCCGCTGTGGAATAAACAAGAGGGAAACCCTGACCGGACCAGCAAAGGAGAACAAAATGAAAAATAAGCTCATTAATACGAGCCTCCTGGCAATTATGCTGGGATTACTCGGGAATTGTGGAGAGGGATCTTCTGACAGTTCCGCACTCGCGTTAGCTGCAATTGGAGGAGGTTCCTCCAGTGTAAAGGTGGCAAGTGCTTCCGATCTAGCGATAGAATCTGCGGCTGATTATAATGATAACAAATTCGGTCTTATTTCTGCAGATACTCTCAGAGGTTGGGTAAACGATTGGGCAAACAATAAGCCCGCAGGAATTACCGGAAACTTGGTGATCTATCAGACAAGCAAAGCTGGAACGGATGCTAACAAAAGTTTAATCTTACCTAAGACCGGAGTAAAAGTTTTTTTCGCAGTAGATGGAAATAATTCCGCTCTG is a genomic window containing:
- a CDS encoding helix-turn-helix domain-containing protein gives rise to the protein MPTIDPIERGLIQSIGTLVRKRRQELGLSLGKLAELSQVSRGMLSLVESGKAAPSIALLWKISKAIRLPLSSLMEFSKEEFPKIFRKEDSSENSVEENQYVIRPLLHEETRFQTRLFEIRLLPGVAKTFITKVQSKQRQNLFLQSGALRLKVGGKWFDLQEGDSMTFLGKDLQELANLGEKDSYLIWSSSLSDD